In Amycolatopsis jiangsuensis, the following proteins share a genomic window:
- a CDS encoding helix-turn-helix domain-containing protein produces the protein MTSAIPADVVVALLGAASAERPERAGEVGELLAGAGLPDEDVARISAEVRRLKAGSARWRRRGQELSALFSSARELAQLRDVDELLSRLVERAHDLVGTDVTYLSEFDAGSRELHVRTTLGTVAPTFPGLRVPPGMGLASMVVEGRRPCWTSSYAGMTQAPHESGIDAAVRAEGLVSLLGVPLLAGEEVIGVLFAANRFEHAFSPEEISLLSAFADHAAVVLQTARLLARTQAAAEETRRAYGELARHVEAMERASGVHSDLTSLVLQGGDAGEVATALGRALRCRVSILDETAAAKDEAVRRSRRSGRCVTADGGAVAVAVMAGSTLLGALVLEKGEVEFGPVERRTAERAAQITALLRLKQDALSEAEQRVRGDLLADLVSGDPDRLADVAGRARARGIRLEDLRSVVVLAVPTDQQRQAARAARRGAALVGEHADHIVALTVDEDPAAAGRAVHAVVREALGAPVLAVAGAVRELPAGLGAEVEAAEACARALPALGLSDTAVTTDEYLPYAAMFGPDNARVPAFVRRVVGPVLDWDAEHSGTLLPTLAAYLGHRMSPVAAARALHVHKNTVLQRLERVGELLGTDWQDADRLFRLTVAVRLAHLTVGT, from the coding sequence ATGACGAGCGCGATCCCGGCCGACGTCGTGGTCGCCCTGCTCGGCGCGGCCTCGGCCGAGCGTCCCGAGCGGGCCGGAGAGGTGGGCGAGCTGCTGGCCGGGGCCGGACTGCCGGACGAGGACGTCGCCCGGATCTCCGCCGAGGTGCGCAGGCTGAAGGCGGGTTCGGCGCGCTGGCGGCGACGCGGCCAGGAGCTTTCCGCACTGTTCTCCTCGGCCCGGGAGCTCGCCCAGCTGCGTGACGTGGACGAACTCCTTTCCCGCCTTGTCGAACGGGCGCACGACCTCGTCGGCACGGACGTGACCTACCTGTCCGAGTTCGACGCCGGCAGCCGCGAACTGCACGTGCGGACCACGCTCGGCACGGTCGCCCCGACGTTCCCCGGGCTGCGGGTGCCGCCGGGCATGGGACTGGCCAGCATGGTCGTCGAGGGCCGCAGGCCGTGCTGGACCTCGAGTTACGCGGGGATGACCCAAGCGCCGCACGAGTCCGGGATCGACGCCGCCGTGCGCGCCGAAGGTCTGGTCTCCCTGCTCGGTGTCCCGTTGCTCGCCGGCGAGGAAGTGATCGGGGTGCTGTTCGCCGCGAACCGGTTCGAACACGCCTTTTCGCCGGAAGAGATCTCGCTGCTGTCGGCCTTCGCCGACCACGCGGCAGTCGTCCTGCAGACCGCACGGTTACTGGCCCGCACCCAGGCGGCCGCGGAAGAAACCCGGCGCGCGTACGGCGAACTGGCCCGGCACGTCGAGGCGATGGAGCGGGCGAGCGGCGTGCACAGCGACCTGACCAGTCTGGTGCTGCAGGGTGGAGACGCCGGCGAAGTCGCGACCGCGCTGGGCCGGGCACTGCGCTGCCGGGTGTCCATTCTGGACGAAACCGCCGCGGCGAAGGACGAGGCGGTACGGCGGAGCCGGCGCAGCGGCCGGTGCGTGACCGCCGACGGCGGCGCGGTCGCTGTCGCCGTGATGGCCGGTTCGACGCTGCTCGGTGCGCTGGTGCTGGAAAAGGGCGAGGTCGAGTTCGGTCCGGTCGAACGCCGTACCGCCGAGCGAGCCGCCCAGATCACGGCGCTGCTGCGGCTGAAGCAGGACGCGCTGAGCGAAGCCGAACAGCGGGTCCGCGGCGATCTGCTCGCCGACCTGGTGTCCGGCGATCCCGATCGCCTCGCCGACGTCGCCGGCCGGGCACGGGCCCGCGGGATCCGGCTCGAGGACCTGCGCTCGGTCGTCGTGCTCGCGGTCCCCACCGACCAGCAGCGGCAGGCGGCCCGGGCCGCCCGGCGTGGCGCGGCGCTCGTCGGCGAGCATGCCGACCACATCGTGGCGCTGACCGTGGACGAGGATCCCGCGGCAGCCGGGCGCGCGGTGCACGCCGTGGTGCGCGAAGCGCTCGGCGCGCCGGTGCTCGCCGTGGCCGGCGCGGTTCGCGAACTGCCCGCGGGCCTGGGTGCGGAAGTCGAAGCGGCTGAGGCCTGTGCGAGGGCGCTGCCCGCGCTCGGGCTGTCCGACACCGCGGTCACCACCGACGAGTACCTGCCCTACGCCGCGATGTTCGGCCCGGACAACGCGCGGGTGCCCGCGTTCGTCCGCCGCGTCGTCGGCCCGGTGCTCGACTGGGACGCCGAGCACAGCGGCACCCTGCTGCCGACGCTGGCCGCCTACCTCGGTCACCGGATGAGCCCGGTGGCCGCCGCGCGCGCCCTCCACGTGCACAAGAACACCGTGCTCCAGCGGCTGGAACGAGTGGGCGAACTGCTCGGCACGGACTGGCAGGACGCGGACCGGCTGTTCCGACTGACCGTCGCGGTCCGGCTGGCCCACCTGACGGTCGGTACATAG